A stretch of DNA from Anaerobacillus isosaccharinicus:
TAATTATACGAAAGCATTTTTATTGTTACAAAAAGAACGGTTTGGAGATTACCTAGACTATTCTATAGATGTTTCTGAAAATGTCATGAACATCCATGTACCAAAAATGATATTACAACCAGTTATTGAAAATTACTTTAAACATGGGTTTGAAAGCCGTGATGGAATTGGCAAAATAAAAATCGAATGCAAAAAACAAGGTAAATATCTCCATATGATAATTAGTGATAACGGAGGAGGTATTACTAAAAGTCGTCTTAATGAGGTTTATCACCATATACAACAAGAGAAACAAATAACTGGAGAAGAAACGAATATTGGCTTGAAAAATATCTTTACCCGGATAAAGCTTTATTATGGAGAAGCAGCTTCATTATTGCTTGAAAATAATCAAGAAGGTGGCTTCCTAGTAACTATAAAACTTCCAATAAGTAGCGGTGGTGATAAAGATGAAAGCAATAATCGTTGACGATGAAAAACACGTGCGTGAAGGATTGCTTCTATTAGGTCGATGGGACAAATATGGCATAAACACAATATTTGAAGCTGGGGATGGAGAAGAGGCAATAAAGCTTATCACCGAGCATCGTCCCCAACTTATTTTTACCGATATGAGAATGCCGAAAAAAGATGGCGTAAAACTACTAAAATGGATCCACGCTTCAGCAATTCCTTGTACCACAATAGTCATAAGTGGTTATGAAGATTATGAGTATATGAGAAATGCAATTCAATACAAAAGTTTTGATTATATTTTAAAACCGATTGACCCCGAGATTTTAAATGAAACATTAGAAAAAGCCGTAAAGGAATGGCAAGTGCAAGACCTATTAAGAACACCAAAGGTTAAAGAAGATCAAATTAAGAAAACAAAGTTCCAAAAGGAAAAAAATAGTATCCAAAATATTGAAGAATACCTACGCTCTAATTATCAGAGTGAGATCAACCTTCAAGAAATTGCTGAAAAATTTTTCTTATGTAAAGAATACATTTCACGAAAGTTTAAACAAGAATATGGGGAAACACTCACAGACTACTTAATGAAAATCAGAGTTCAAAAAGCGAAGGAATTACTCGTAATTGAACATGTGAAAATCTATGAGGTTGCCTATAATGTAGGTTACCAAAATGAGAAGTACTTTAGTAAAGTTTTTAAAAAAGTAGTAGGAGTAACCCCAAACGAATATAAGAATTCATTATCCAATTAGTTTAAGGTGAGTGT
This window harbors:
- a CDS encoding response regulator transcription factor — protein: MKAIIVDDEKHVREGLLLLGRWDKYGINTIFEAGDGEEAIKLITEHRPQLIFTDMRMPKKDGVKLLKWIHASAIPCTTIVISGYEDYEYMRNAIQYKSFDYILKPIDPEILNETLEKAVKEWQVQDLLRTPKVKEDQIKKTKFQKEKNSIQNIEEYLRSNYQSEINLQEIAEKFFLCKEYISRKFKQEYGETLTDYLMKIRVQKAKELLVIEHVKIYEVAYNVGYQNEKYFSKVFKKVVGVTPNEYKNSLSN